Proteins encoded together in one Bacteroides ovatus window:
- the rpsG gene encoding 30S ribosomal protein S7: MRKAKPKKRLILPDPVFNDQKVSKFVNHLMYDGKKNTSYEIFYAALETVKAKLPNEEKSALEIWKKALDNVTPQVEVKSRRVGGATFQVPTEIRPDRKESISMKNLILFARKRGGKSMADKLAAEIMDAFNEQGGAYKRKEDMHRMAEANRAFAHFRF; the protein is encoded by the coding sequence ATGAGAAAAGCAAAACCAAAAAAACGCCTGATTCTTCCGGATCCCGTGTTTAATGACCAAAAGGTTTCCAAGTTTGTGAACCACTTGATGTATGATGGAAAGAAAAATACATCTTATGAAATCTTTTATGCCGCTTTGGAAACAGTGAAAGCAAAACTTCCTAACGAAGAAAAATCAGCTCTCGAAATCTGGAAAAAGGCTTTGGATAATGTAACTCCGCAAGTGGAAGTAAAGTCTCGCCGTGTAGGTGGTGCAACTTTCCAAGTTCCTACTGAAATCCGTCCGGATCGTAAAGAATCAATCTCTATGAAGAATCTGATTCTGTTTGCTCGCAAAAGAGGTGGTAAATCAATGGCTGACAAGTTGGCTGCTGAAATTATGGATGCCTTCAATGAACAAGGCGGTGCATACAAGCGTAAAGAAGATATGCACAGAATGGCAGAAGCTAACCGTGCATTTGCTCATTTTAGATTCTAA
- the fusA gene encoding elongation factor G: MAKHDLHLTRNIGIMAHIDAGKTTTSERILFYTGLTHKIGEVHDGAATMDWMEQEQERGITITSAATTTRWKYAGDTYKINLIDTPGHVDFTAEVERSLRILDGAVAAYCAVGGVEPQSETVWRQADKYNVPRIAYVNKMDRSGADFFEVVRQMKDVLGANPCPIVVPIGAEESFKGLVDLIKMKAIYWHDETMGADYSIEEIPAELVDEANEWRDKMLEKVAEFDDALMEKYFDDPSTITEEEVLRALRNATVQMAVVPMLCGSSFKNKGVQTLLDYVCAFLPSPLDTENVIGTNPNTGAEEDRKPSDDEKTSALAFKIATDPYVGRLTFFRVYSGKIEAGSYIYNSRSGKKERVSRLFQMHSNKQNPVEVIGAGDIGAGVGFKDIHTGDTLCDENAPIVLESMDFPEPVIGIAVEPKTQKDMDKLSNGLAKLAEEDPTFTVKTDEQTGQTVISGMGELHLDIIIDRLKREFKVECNQGKPQVNYKEAITKTVNLREVYKKQSGGRGKFADIIVNIGPADADFTLGGLQFVDEVKGGNIPKEFIPAVQKGFTNAMKSGVLAGYPLDSLKVTLVDGSFHPVDSDQLSFEICAMQAYKNACAKAGPVLMEPIMKLEVVTPEENMGDVIGDLNKRRGQVEGMESSRSGARIVKAMVPLAEMFGYVTALRTITSGRATSSMTYSHHAQLSSSIAKAVLEEVKGRADLL, encoded by the coding sequence ATGGCTAAACATGATTTACATTTAACTCGTAATATCGGTATCATGGCTCACATCGATGCCGGAAAAACAACTACTTCTGAACGTATCCTGTTCTACACTGGATTGACTCACAAAATAGGTGAAGTTCATGATGGTGCTGCTACTATGGACTGGATGGAACAGGAGCAAGAACGTGGTATCACTATTACATCTGCTGCTACAACAACAAGATGGAAATATGCTGGTGATACTTATAAAATTAACTTGATTGACACTCCGGGGCACGTTGATTTTACTGCAGAGGTAGAACGTTCATTGCGTATCCTTGATGGAGCTGTGGCTGCTTATTGTGCTGTTGGTGGTGTTGAGCCCCAATCAGAAACTGTATGGCGTCAAGCTGATAAATATAACGTTCCTCGTATTGCTTATGTTAATAAGATGGACCGTTCTGGTGCAGACTTCTTTGAAGTAGTTCGCCAGATGAAGGATGTGCTTGGAGCTAATCCGTGTCCGATTGTTGTTCCTATTGGTGCTGAAGAATCTTTTAAAGGTCTTGTTGATCTTATCAAAATGAAAGCTATTTATTGGCACGATGAAACAATGGGTGCTGACTACAGTATTGAGGAAATTCCGGCAGAACTTGTCGATGAAGCTAACGAGTGGAGAGACAAGATGCTTGAAAAAGTAGCTGAATTTGATGATGCTTTGATGGAGAAATATTTCGATGATCCTTCTACTATTACTGAAGAAGAAGTGTTGAGAGCTCTTCGCAATGCAACAGTTCAGATGGCCGTAGTCCCCATGCTTTGTGGGTCTTCTTTCAAGAACAAAGGTGTTCAGACATTGCTTGACTATGTTTGTGCTTTTTTGCCTTCTCCGCTTGATACAGAGAATGTAATAGGTACAAATCCTAATACTGGAGCTGAAGAAGATCGTAAACCAAGTGATGATGAAAAAACATCAGCTTTAGCATTTAAGATCGCAACTGACCCATATGTAGGTCGTTTGACTTTCTTCCGTGTTTATTCAGGTAAAATTGAAGCAGGTTCTTATATCTACAACTCTCGCTCTGGTAAGAAAGAACGCGTTTCTCGTCTGTTCCAGATGCACTCTAACAAACAGAATCCGGTTGAAGTAATCGGTGCTGGTGATATCGGTGCAGGTGTAGGTTTTAAGGATATTCACACTGGTGATACTTTGTGTGATGAAAACGCTCCGATCGTACTTGAATCTATGGACTTCCCGGAACCAGTTATCGGTATCGCTGTAGAACCTAAGACGCAGAAGGATATGGATAAGCTGTCTAACGGTTTGGCTAAATTGGCTGAAGAAGATCCGACGTTTACTGTGAAGACAGACGAACAGACAGGTCAGACGGTTATTTCTGGTATGGGTGAGCTTCACTTGGATATCATTATTGATCGTTTGAAACGTGAGTTCAAGGTAGAATGTAACCAGGGTAAGCCGCAGGTTAACTACAAAGAAGCTATCACGAAGACAGTTAATTTGCGTGAAGTATATAAGAAGCAATCTGGTGGGCGTGGTAAGTTTGCTGATATCATCGTGAATATTGGTCCGGCTGATGCAGATTTCACTTTGGGTGGTTTGCAGTTTGTTGACGAAGTGAAAGGTGGTAACATTCCTAAGGAATTTATTCCTGCTGTTCAGAAAGGCTTTACGAATGCCATGAAGAGTGGCGTTTTGGCAGGTTATCCGCTGGATTCATTGAAAGTTACTTTGGTTGATGGTTCATTCCATCCGGTTGACTCTGATCAGTTGTCATTCGAAATCTGTGCAATGCAGGCTTATAAAAATGCATGTGCTAAGGCAGGTCCTGTTTTGATGGAACCTATCATGAAACTGGAAGTTGTAACTCCGGAAGAGAATATGGGTGATGTTATCGGTGACTTGAACAAACGTCGTGGACAGGTTGAAGGTATGGAATCTAGTCGTTCTGGTGCCCGTATCGTGAAGGCGATGGTTCCGCTGGCAGAAATGTTTGGTTATGTAACAGCTTTACGTACTATCACTTCTGGTCGTGCAACTTCATCAATGACTTACTCTCATCACGCTCAACTTTCTTCTTCTATTGCTAAGGCTGTATTGGAAGAAGTAAAAGGACGTGCTGATTTACTCTAA
- the rpoC gene encoding DNA-directed RNA polymerase subunit beta' produces the protein MAFRKENKTKSNFSKISIGLASPEEILENSSGEVLKPETINYRTYKPERDGLFCERIFGPIKDYECHCGKYKRIRYKGIVCDRCGVEVTEKKVRRERMGHIQLVVPVAHIWYFRSLPNKIGYLLGLPTKKLDSIIYYERYVVIQPGVKAEDGVAEYDLLSEEEYLDILDTLPKDNQYLEDNDPNKFVAKMGAEAIYDLLARLDLDALSYELRHRAGNDASQQRKNEALKRLQVVESFRASRGRNKPEWMIVRIVPVIPPELRPLVPLDGGRFATSDLNDLYRRVIIRNNRLKRLIEIKAPEVILRNEKRMLQESVDSLFDNSRKSSAVKTDANRPLKSLSDSLKGKQGRFRQNLLGKRVDYSARSVIVVGPELRMGECGIPKLMAAELYKPFIIRKLIERGIVKTVKSAKKIVDRKEPVIWDILEHVMKGHPVLLNRAPTLHRLGIQAFQPKMIEGKAIQLHPLACTAFNADFDGDQMAVHLPLSNEAILEAQMLMLQSHNILNPANGAPITVPAQDMVLGLYYITKLRAGAKGEGLTFYGPEEALIAYNEGKVDIHAPVKVIVKDVDENGNIVDVMRETSVGRVIVNEIVPPEAGYINTIISKKSLRDIISDVIKVCGVAKAADFLDGIKNLGYQMAFKGGLSFNLGDIIIPKEKETLVQKGYDEVEQVVNNYNMGFITNNERYNQVIDIWTHVNSELSNILMKTISSDDQGFNSVYMMLDSGARGSKEQIRQLSGMRGLMAKPQKAGAEGGQIIENPILSNFKEGLSVLEYFISTHGARKGLADTALKTADAGYLTRRLVDVSHDVIITEEDCGTLRGLVCTDLKNNDEVIATLYERILGRVSVHDIIHPTTGELLVAGGEEITEEVAKKIQESPIESVEIRSVLTCEAKKGVCAKCYGRNLATSRMVQKGEAVGVIAAQSIGEPGTQLTLRTFHAGGTAANIAANASIVAKNNARLEFEELRTVDIVDEMGESAKVVVGRLAEVRFVDVNTGIVLSTHNVPYGSTLYVSDGDLVEKGKLIAKWDPFNAVIITEATGKIEFEGVIENVTYKVESDEATGLREIIIIESKDKTKVPTAHILTEDGDLIRTYNLPVGGHVIIENGQKVKAGEVIVKIPRAVGKAGDITGGLPRVTELFEARNPSNPAVVSEIDGEVTMGKIKRGNREIIVTSKTGEVKKYLVALSKQILVQENDYVRAGTPLSDGATTPADILAIKGPTAVQEYIVNEVQDVYRLQGVKINDKHFEIIVRQMMRKVQIDEPGDTRFLEQQVVDKLEFMEENDRIWGKKVVVDAGDSQNMQAGQIVTARKLRDENSMLKRRDLKPVEVRDAVAATSTQILQGITRAALQTSSFMSAASFQETTKVLNEAAINGKIDKLEGMKENVICGHLIPAGTGQREFEKLIVGSKEEYDRILANKKTVLDYNEVE, from the coding sequence ATGGCTTTTAGAAAAGAAAATAAGACGAAAAGTAATTTCTCGAAGATCTCAATTGGTCTGGCTTCTCCGGAAGAAATCCTTGAGAATTCGAGTGGTGAAGTTTTGAAGCCTGAAACCATTAATTACCGTACGTACAAACCCGAACGTGATGGTTTGTTCTGCGAGCGCATTTTTGGTCCTATCAAGGATTATGAATGTCATTGCGGTAAATACAAGCGTATCCGTTATAAAGGTATCGTCTGCGACCGTTGTGGTGTGGAAGTTACTGAAAAGAAAGTACGCCGTGAACGTATGGGACATATCCAGCTGGTTGTGCCGGTGGCTCACATCTGGTATTTCCGTTCGCTCCCTAATAAAATCGGTTATTTGCTCGGACTGCCGACGAAGAAACTGGATTCGATTATATACTACGAACGTTATGTTGTTATTCAGCCGGGTGTAAAAGCTGAAGACGGTGTAGCTGAATATGATTTGCTTTCGGAAGAAGAATATCTGGATATCCTGGATACGCTTCCAAAAGATAATCAATATCTTGAAGATAATGATCCGAACAAGTTTGTTGCAAAGATGGGTGCTGAAGCTATCTATGATTTGCTGGCTCGTCTGGATCTGGATGCTTTGTCTTACGAATTGCGTCACCGTGCAGGTAACGATGCTTCACAGCAACGTAAGAATGAGGCTTTGAAACGTCTTCAGGTAGTAGAATCGTTCCGTGCATCACGTGGACGCAACAAACCGGAATGGATGATTGTACGTATCGTACCGGTTATCCCACCCGAACTTCGTCCGTTGGTTCCGTTGGATGGTGGTCGTTTTGCTACATCTGACTTGAACGACCTTTATCGTCGTGTGATTATCCGTAATAACCGTCTGAAACGACTGATTGAAATCAAGGCTCCGGAAGTGATTTTGCGTAATGAAAAACGTATGCTTCAGGAATCTGTCGATTCTTTGTTTGATAACTCACGTAAGTCAAGTGCTGTGAAGACAGATGCCAACCGCCCGTTGAAGTCATTGTCTGACAGCTTGAAAGGTAAACAAGGACGTTTCCGTCAGAACTTGCTGGGTAAACGTGTTGACTACTCTGCTCGTTCGGTAATCGTCGTAGGTCCGGAATTGAGAATGGGTGAATGCGGTATTCCTAAATTGATGGCTGCCGAATTGTACAAGCCGTTTATTATTCGTAAGCTCATCGAACGTGGTATCGTTAAGACTGTTAAGTCTGCCAAGAAGATCGTTGACCGCAAGGAACCGGTGATCTGGGATATTCTGGAACATGTAATGAAAGGACATCCGGTACTGTTGAACCGTGCTCCGACATTGCACCGTCTGGGTATTCAGGCTTTCCAGCCTAAGATGATCGAAGGTAAAGCTATTCAGTTGCACCCGTTGGCATGTACGGCATTCAATGCCGACTTTGACGGTGACCAGATGGCTGTTCACTTGCCTTTGAGTAATGAAGCAATTCTGGAAGCACAAATGTTGATGCTTCAATCACATAATATCTTGAACCCGGCAAACGGTGCGCCTATTACTGTGCCTGCACAGGATATGGTTCTTGGTTTGTACTATATTACTAAGTTGCGTGCTGGTGCGAAAGGTGAAGGTTTGACATTCTACGGACCGGAAGAGGCGTTGATCGCTTACAATGAAGGTAAGGTCGATATTCATGCTCCGGTGAAAGTTATCGTGAAAGACGTTGATGAAAATGGTAACATTGTAGACGTAATGCGCGAAACTTCGGTAGGACGTGTGATTGTTAATGAAATTGTTCCGCCTGAAGCAGGTTATATCAATACAATTATCTCTAAGAAATCTCTTCGTGATATTATTAGTGATGTAATTAAGGTATGTGGTGTGGCTAAGGCTGCCGACTTCCTGGACGGAATCAAGAACTTAGGTTATCAGATGGCGTTCAAGGGTGGTTTGTCATTCAACTTGGGTGATATTATCATTCCGAAGGAAAAAGAAACGTTGGTACAGAAAGGTTACGACGAAGTAGAACAAGTCGTAAACAACTATAACATGGGTTTCATTACCAACAACGAACGTTACAACCAGGTGATCGATATCTGGACACATGTAAACTCTGAGTTGTCTAATATCCTGATGAAGACAATTTCTTCGGATGATCAGGGATTCAACTCTGTATATATGATGCTTGACTCTGGTGCTCGTGGTTCTAAAGAACAGATTCGTCAGTTGTCAGGTATGCGTGGTTTGATGGCAAAACCGCAGAAAGCAGGTGCTGAAGGTGGTCAGATCATCGAGAACCCGATTTTGTCAAACTTTAAAGAAGGACTTTCGGTGTTGGAGTACTTTATCTCTACCCACGGTGCTCGTAAAGGTTTGGCGGATACCGCTTTGAAGACTGCCGATGCTGGTTATTTGACTCGTCGTCTGGTGGACGTATCACACGATGTGATTATTACAGAAGAAGACTGCGGTACACTCCGCGGATTGGTTTGTACGGACCTTAAGAATAACGATGAGGTTATTGCTACTCTGTACGAACGTATCTTAGGTCGTGTTTCCGTACATGATATTATTCATCCTACCACAGGTGAATTGCTTGTTGCCGGTGGTGAAGAAATCACAGAAGAAGTAGCCAAGAAGATTCAGGAGTCTCCGATCGAGAGTGTTGAAATCCGTTCGGTATTGACTTGTGAAGCTAAGAAGGGGGTTTGTGCTAAATGTTACGGACGTAACCTGGCAACGAGCCGCATGGTTCAGAAGGGTGAAGCTGTCGGTGTAATCGCCGCTCAGTCTATTGGTGAGCCGGGTACACAGTTGACATTGCGTACATTCCACGCCGGTGGTACTGCTGCAAATATTGCAGCTAACGCCAGTATCGTTGCTAAAAATAATGCACGTCTTGAATTTGAAGAGTTGCGTACAGTAGATATCGTTGACGAGATGGGTGAATCTGCAAAAGTGGTAGTAGGTCGTTTGGCCGAAGTACGTTTTGTGGATGTGAATACCGGTATCGTTCTTTCTACTCATAACGTACCTTATGGTTCAACATTGTATGTAAGCGACGGCGACTTGGTAGAAAAAGGCAAACTGATTGCTAAGTGGGACCCGTTCAATGCTGTTATTATCACAGAAGCAACCGGTAAGATCGAATTTGAGGGCGTGATTGAAAACGTTACTTATAAGGTTGAATCGGATGAAGCAACAGGTCTTCGTGAAATTATTATTATTGAATCCAAGGATAAAACCAAAGTTCCTACCGCTCATATCTTAACAGAGGACGGTGATTTGATCCGTACTTATAACTTACCGGTAGGTGGTCACGTTATCATCGAGAACGGTCAGAAGGTAAAAGCCGGTGAAGTAATCGTGAAGATTCCGCGTGCCGTAGGTAAGGCGGGTGATATCACGGGTGGTCTTCCTCGTGTTACTGAATTGTTTGAAGCTCGTAACCCGTCAAATCCGGCTGTCGTTTCTGAAATCGACGGTGAGGTGACAATGGGTAAGATCAAACGTGGTAACCGTGAAATCATCGTAACTTCCAAGACAGGTGAGGTTAAGAAATATCTGGTTGCACTGTCTAAGCAGATTCTGGTACAGGAAAATGACTATGTACGTGCTGGTACTCCGTTGTCTGACGGTGCTACTACTCCGGCAGATATCTTGGCAATCAAGGGTCCTACAGCCGTACAGGAATATATCGTGAATGAAGTTCAGGATGTATACCGCTTGCAGGGTGTGAAGATCAATGATAAGCACTTTGAGATTATCGTTCGTCAGATGATGCGCAAAGTACAAATTGATGAACCGGGAGATACTCGCTTCCTCGAACAGCAAGTCGTAGACAAACTGGAATTCATGGAAGAAAATGATCGTATCTGGGGCAAGAAAGTCGTAGTAGATGCTGGTGATTCTCAAAATATGCAAGCTGGACAGATTGTAACTGCCCGCAAGTTGCGTGATGAGAATAGTATGTTGAAACGTCGTGACTTGAAACCGGTTGAGGTTCGTGACGCTGTTGCTGCTACCTCTACTCAGATCCTTCAAGGTATCACGCGTGCTGCTTTGCAAACATCAAGCTTTATGTCGGCTGCTTCCTTCCAGGAAACAACGAAAGTATTGAATGAAGCTGCTATCAACGGTAAGATTGATAAGCTTGAAGGTATGAAGGAAAATGTGATCTGTGGTCACTTGATTCCTGCCGGTACCGGACAGCGCGAGTTCGAAAAGCTCATCGTTGGATCAAAAGAAGAGTATGACCGTATCTTGGCTAACAAGAAAACAGTACTTGACTACAATGAAGTAGAATAA
- a CDS encoding DUF3467 domain-containing protein encodes MEEQNNNGQLQIELREEVAQGTYANLAIITHSSSEFILDFVRVMPGIPKAGVQSRIIVAPEHAKRLLRALEDNIAKYERVFGPIRTSDEPPISPLTGVKGEA; translated from the coding sequence ATGGAAGAACAAAATAACAACGGACAATTACAGATTGAATTGAGAGAAGAGGTTGCACAGGGAACTTATGCAAATCTTGCTATTATTACTCATTCGAGTTCTGAATTCATCCTTGACTTCGTGCGCGTAATGCCGGGCATACCGAAGGCTGGTGTGCAATCTCGTATTATTGTGGCTCCGGAGCACGCAAAACGTCTGCTGCGGGCATTAGAAGATAATATAGCAAAGTATGAGCGCGTATTCGGTCCGATTCGTACTTCGGATGAACCCCCTATTTCTCCTTTGACGGGTGTAAAAGGCGAAGCGTGA
- the rpsL gene encoding 30S ribosomal protein S12, producing the protein MPTIQQLVRKGREVLVEKSKSPALDSCPQRRGVCVRVYTTTPKKPNSAMRKVARVRLTNQKEVNSYIPGEGHNLQEHSIVLVRGGRVKDLPGVRYHIVRGTLDTAGVAGRTQRRSKYGAKRPKPGQAAAPAKGKKK; encoded by the coding sequence ATGCCTACAATTCAGCAATTAGTAAGAAAAGGACGCGAAGTGCTGGTGGAGAAAAGTAAATCTCCAGCCTTGGATTCATGTCCTCAAAGACGTGGCGTTTGCGTGAGAGTATACACTACTACTCCGAAGAAGCCGAACTCTGCAATGCGTAAAGTAGCTCGTGTACGTTTGACTAACCAAAAAGAGGTGAACTCATACATTCCGGGAGAAGGACACAACTTGCAGGAACACTCAATCGTTTTGGTACGTGGTGGTCGTGTGAAAGACCTTCCGGGTGTGCGTTATCACATTGTACGTGGTACACTTGATACAGCAGGTGTTGCTGGTCGTACTCAAAGACGTTCAAAGTATGGTGCTAAGCGTCCGAAACCAGGACAAGCTGCTGCTCCTGCTAAGGGTAAGAAAAAATAA